A stretch of Lactuca sativa cultivar Salinas chromosome 6, Lsat_Salinas_v11, whole genome shotgun sequence DNA encodes these proteins:
- the LOC111918781 gene encoding probable GABA transporter 2, which produces MTIKLQQPLLPPEAPPENKNSRQQDAGAAFVLESKGEWFHAGFHLTTAIVGPTILTLPYAFRGLGWGPGIFCLTVMGVVTFYSYYLMSLVLEHCEKAGRRHIRFRELAADVLGSGWMFYFVIFIQTAINTGISIGAILLAGECLKIMYSSFSPDGPLRLWEFIAMVTLVMIVLSQLPTFHSLRHVNLVSLFLSLAYTFIVVGACINAGLSKNAPPRDYSLEDSKFSVVMSAFTSISIIAAIFGNGILPEIQATLAPPVTGKMLKGLIMCYTVIFITFYSAAVSGYWVFGNKASSNILNSLMPDDGPALAPTWLLGLGVIFVLLQLFAIGLVYSQVAYEIMETQSADVNQGMFSKRNLIPRIILRSLYMIFCGFFAAMLPFFGDINGVVGALGFIPLDFILPMLLYNMTYKPSRSSFTYWINVVIMVVFTGVGLLGSFSSVRKLVLDASKFKIFSDDVVD; this is translated from the exons ATGACGATCAAACTACAACAACCGTTACTGCCACCAG AGGCTCCACCGGAAAACAAAAACTCCCGGCAGCAAGACGCGGGTGCAGCTTTTGTGCTCGAATCAAAAG GCGAATGGTTTCACGCCGGATTTCATCTCACCACCGCGATAGTGGGCCCCACTATACTAACGCTACCGTACGCCTTCAGGGGGTTGGGATGGGGACCAGGGATCTTTTGTCTCACAGTCATGGGTGTCGTCACTTTTTACTCTTACTATCTCATGTCCCTTGTTCTTGAACACTGTGAGAAAGCCGGCCGCCGCCACATCCGTTTCCGGGAACTCGCCGCCGATGTCTTGGGTTCTGGTTGGATGTTCTATTTTGTAATTTTTATTCAAACCGCTATTAACACCGGCATAAGCATCGGCGCAATCTTGCTTGCAGGGGAATGCCTTAag ATAATGTATTCAAGTTTTTCTCCGGATGGGCCCCTGAGACTGTGGGAATTCATTGCAATGGTGACACTGGTGATGATAGTCCTTTCTCAGTTGCCGACTTTTCACTCCCTCAGACACGTCAACTTGGTTTCTCTTTTCTTGAGCTTGGCCTACACTTTCATTGTCGTCGGCGCGTGTATCAACGCAG GACTATCGAAAAATGCACCACCAAGAGATTATTCATTAGAAGATTCAAAATTTTCAGTAGTTATGAGCGCCTTCACTTCTATCTCTATAATTGCTGCCATTTTTGGGAACGGAATTCTCCCTGAGATACAA GCTACCTTGGCTCCACCGGTAACGGGGAAAATGTTGAAAGGGCTTATTATGTGTTACACCGTTATATTCATCACCTTCTACTCGGCCGCCGTTTCCGGTTACTGGGTGTTTGGCAACAAAGCTAGCTCAAACATTCTCAACAGCCTCATGCCGGATGACGGGCCCGCTTTAGCTCCAACTTGGCTTCTCGGACTCGGGGTCATTTTCGTCCTTTTACAACTCTTCGCCATTGGCCTG GTTTACTCACAAGTAGCTTATGAGATAATGGAAACACAGTCAGCGGACGTGAATCAAGGAATGTTTTCGAAACGAAATTTAATTCCGAGAATAATTTTGAGGTCGCTTTACATGATTTTTTGTGGGTTTTTTGCGGCGATGTTACCGTTTTTTGGAGATATTAATGGTGTGGTTGGAGCGTTGGGGTTTATTCCGCTGGATTTCATACTTCCGATGCTTTTGTACAACATGACCTACAAGCCCTCCAGATCTTCGTTTACTTATTGGATTAATGTTGTTATTATGGTTGTTTTTACGGGTGTTGGCTTGTTGGGTTCCTTTTCTTCGGTTAGAAAGTTAGTTCTTGATGCTAGTAAGTTCAAGATTTTTAGTGACGATGTCGTGGATTGA
- the LOC111918780 gene encoding COP1-interactive protein 1: MKKKSFRNQINSIFGSHIDPDKDEELKGSNIEMEDNYKKILELLKEEDSHDRDKLVELIEDFHKHHQSIYNRYDHITGELKAKVHSKKDNDSSSSSSSDSDSDDPINKKGSKNGKLKVAYILKEQLQAANTEIEELTKKLTLATEEKEALSSECQAALNKEQETEKMLGELKLEVDRLHEENSKLSAEFSQKLEATKEELSNVTKTLEATEAEKKSLSIKGSELADEIQELATKCSQLQEKLSDKENELLNHLEMHTSHKSETEIRMRGFEEELGSLHSKKSEIEKQKEEEMSILTKKYEDKEKESLSQIENLTETLSNLEKEVESFSTQKSKLEENVQALLNKINEKEGEIASLCSQKFESESQLEKSGQEIAEYVIQIGNFREQVSKMTMDLAKTVEEKEGYESKVKDLELKLESLNSLKDELELQVEKKGIEISEVLILSQSLKEELEHKAQEQVKTVEEKEGFESKVKDLELELESLKNLKGELETQLEKKGIEISELLISNESLKEELEKKVQEQAKTVEEKEGYESKVKDLELELESLKNLKDELETQLEKKGIEISELLISNESLKEELESKSKDQEKTLEEKEGYESKVKDLEVELESLKNQKNESEMQLEKKSIEISEFLILTQSLKDEVENKSRDHAKTTEEKEGYESQVKDLELKLESLNTLIVDLETVIEKKATQISELLVSSESLKEELESKSKEQAKTMEEKEVCESKVKDLELELESLKKLKNELETQLEKKGVEISELLISSEIQIEELQNKSQDQAKTLEEKEGLESKVKDLELELESLKNLKNESEMHLEKKGIEISEFLILTQSLKEEVESKSRDHTKTIEEKEGYETRVKDLELKLEEFNNLKIELEAQLEKKGTEISEVLILSQSLKEELESKSKEQAEEKEGYESKVKDLELKLESLNTLKNELEIEVEKKGSEISELSVLCQSLKEEIESKSKEQLKTMEEKEGYESQVKDLESKLESLNSLKVELETEVEKKSTQISELSALSESLKEELESKCKEHAKIVEEKEGYETKVKDLELELESLNNLKSESEMHIEKKGSEITELLILSQSLKAELESKSKDHANTMEEYETKVKDLELKLESLNSLKVELETEVEKKGTQISELVVLSESVKQELESKSQDQVKTLEEKDGFELKVKDLELELDSLKILKNESEMQLEKKGIEISELLILTQSLKEEVESKSKEQADQKEMYESMVKDLESQLESLNNQKVELETEIEKKGAQISELLILTQSLKEEVEIKSKEHTEEKECHESKVKDLEQKLNELETEVAKKGAEISELLILSQSLKEEIESKSKDEEKTVEEKKDLEIQIERMNQEYSEAEVKIKEMAEEIQSKEQKLDQMEEAIEDLKGDLEIKGEEVNTLTETVRNLEVKIRLTNQKLRVTEQTLNEKEGDHAGKEEKLHQENKSLVEKISTLSKTITFYKETEEIIKKEISSKVNEISSGIDSLTVKFEEDQGHISTRVYEIMNEIQAAKVLMKEKMVKMVKELKVVEGEKERLMKSADEKISEKDNKIKELEILVNVKDKNLLDLGEEKREAIRQLCILVDYQRDRYDHLLSRKMTVGRRQTAR; the protein is encoded by the exons atgaagaagaagagtttcagaAATCAAATTAATTCGATCTTTGGAAGTCATATTGATCCAGACAAAGATGAGGAACTTAAAGGCAGTAATATAG AAATGGAAGATAATTATAAGAAGATTCTAGAGCTTCTAAAAGAGGAAGACAGTCATGACAGAGAcaaacttgttgagttgattgAAGATTTCCACAAACATCATCAATCCATTTACAACCGTTATGATCACATCACAGGAGAGCTGAAGGCAAAAGTTCATTCAAAGAAAGATAATGACTCTTCTTCCTCATCCAGTTCAGATTCAGATTCAGATGATCCTATAAACAAGAAAGGCAGTAAAAATGGGAAGTTGAAAGTAGCATACATCCTCAAGGAACAACTTCAAGCAGCAAATACCGAAATTGAAGAGTTGACAAAAAAGTTGACTCTTGCAACAGAAGAAAAAGAAGCATTGAGTTCAGAATGCCAGGCTGCTTTGAACAAAGAACAAGAAACAGAGAAGATGTTGGGAGAGTTGAAACTCGAAGTTGATAGATTGCATGAAGAAAATTCTAAACTTTCAGCTGAATTTAGTCAGAAACTAGAAGCAACAAAAGAGGAGCTATCAAATGTAACTAAAACACTAGAAGCTACAGAAGCAGAAAAGAAGTCTCTATCAATAAAGGGATCCGAGTTAGCAGATGAAATCCAAGAACTTGCCACAAAATGTAGccaattacaagaaaagttatcTGACAAAGAGAATGAGCTTCTTAATCATTTAGAGATGCATACATCTCACAAGAGTGAGACAGAAATCAGAATGAGGGGTTTTGAAGAAGAACTTGGATCTTTGCATTCCAAGAAAAGTGAGATTGAGAAACAGAAAGAAGAGGAGATGTCGATTCTCACCAAGAAATATGAAGATAAAGAGAAAGAATCTCTATCTCAGATAGAGAATTTGACAGAAACACTTAGCAACTTGGAAAAAGAAGTGGAATCCTTTAGCACTCAGAAAAGTAAACTGGAAGAAAATGTGCAGGCTTTATTGAATAAAATCAATGAAAAGGAGGGAGAGATAGCGTCTCTATGCAGTCAAAAATTTGAATCAGAAAGTCAATTGGAGAAAAGTGGTCAAGAAATTGCAGAGTATGTTATTCAGATAGGGAATTTCAGAGAACAGGTTTCTAAAATGACTATGGATCTAGCAAAGACTGTGGAAGAGAAGGAAGGTTATGAGTCAAAAGTCAAAGATCTAGAACTGAAGCTTGAATCCTTGAATAGCCTGAAAGATGAACTAGAATTGCAAGTTGAGAAAAAGGGTATTGAAATTTCTGAAGTTTTGATCCTGAGTCAAAGTTTGAAAGAAGAACTTGAACACAAGGCGCAAGAACAAGTGAAGACTGTGGAAGAGAAGGAAGGCTTTGAGTCAAAGGTGAAAGATCTAGAATTGGAGCTGGAATCCTTGAAGAACCTGAAAGGTGAATTAGAAACTCAACTTGAGAAAAAAGGTATTGAGATTTCAGAACTTTTAATCTCAAATGAAAGTCTGAAAGAAGAACTTGAAAAGAAGGTGCAAGAACAAGCGAAGACTGTGGAAGAGAAGGAAGGTTATGAGTCAAAGGTCAAAGATTTAGAATTGGAGCTGGAATCCTTGAAGAACCTGAAAGATGAATTGGAAACTCAACTCGAGAAAAAGGGTATTGAGATTTCAGAACTTTTAATCTCAAATGAAAGTCTGAAAGAAGAACTTGAAAGCAAGTCCAAGGATCAAGAGAAGACTCTAGAAGAGAAGGAAGGCTACGAGTCAAAGGTCAAAGATCTAGAAGTGGAGCTTGAGTCATTGAAAAACCAGAAAAATGAATCAGAAATGCAACTTGAGAAAAAGAGTATTGAAATTTCAGAATTCTTAATTCTGACTCAAAGTCTGAAAGATGAAGTTGAAAACAAGTCAAGGGATCACGCGAAGACCACAGAAGAGAAGGAAGGCTATGAGTCTCAGGTCAAAGATCTAGAATTGAAGCTCGAATCACTAAACACACTGATAGTTGATTTAGAAACAGTAATTGAGAAAAAAGCTACTCAAATTTCAGAACTCTTAGTCTCAAGTGAAAGTCTGAAAGAGGAACTTGAAAGCAAGTCAAAAGAACAAGCCAAGACCATGGAAGAGAAAGAAGTTTGTGAATCAAAGGTTAAAGATTTGGAATTGGAGCTCGAGTCCTTGAAAAAACTGAAAAATGAATTAGAAACTCAACTCGAGAAAAAGGGTGTTGAGATTTCAGAACTCTTAATCTCGAGTGAAATTCAGATAGAAGAACTTCAAAACAAGTCACAAGATCAAGCAAAGACTTTGGAAGAAAAGGAAGGGTTGGAGTCAAAGGTCAAAGATCTAGAATTGGAGCTTGAATcactgaagaacctgaaaaatgAATCAGAAATGCATCTCGAGAAAAAGGGTATTGAAATCTCAGAATTCTTAATTCTGACTCAAAGTCTGAAAGAAGAAGTTGAAAGCAAATCCAGGGATCACACGAAAACCATTGAAGAGAAAGAAGGCTATGAGACACGTGTCAAAGATCTGGAACTGAAGCTTGAAGAATTCAACAACCTGAAAATTGAATTAGAAGCACAACTTGAGAAAAAGGGTACTGAAATTTCAGAAGTCTTGATCCTGAGTCAAAGTCTGAAAGAAGAACTTGAAAGCAAGTCAAAAGAACAAGCGGAAGAGAAGGAAGGATATGAGTCAAAGGTCAAAGATCTGGAACTAAAGCTCGAATCCTTGAACACCCTGAAAAATGAATTAGAAATTGAAGTTGAGAAAAAGGGTAGTGAAATTTCAGAACTTTCAGTCCTGTGTCAAAGCCTGAAAGAAGAAATTGAAAGCAAGTCAAAAGAGCAATTAAAGACCATGGAAGAGAAGGAAGGGTACGAATCACAAGTCAAAGATCTTGAATCAAAGCTCGAATCATTGAACAGTTTGAAAGTTGAATTAGAAACAGAAGTGGAGAAAAAGAGCACTCAAATTTCAGAACTTTCAGCATTGAGTGAAAGTCTGAAAGAGGAACTTGAAAGCAAGTGTAAAGAACATGCAAAGATTGTGGAAGAGAAGGAAGGGTATGAGACAAAAGTCAAAGATCTAGAACTTGAGCTCGAATCTTTGAACAACCTTAAAAGTGAATCAGAAATGCATATTGAGAAAAAGGGTAGTGAAATTACAGAACTCTTAATCCTGTCTCAAAGTCTGAAAGCTGAACTTGAAAGCAAGTCAAAAGATCATGCAAACACCATGGAAGAGTATGAGACAAAAGTCAAAGATCTTGAATTGAAGCTTGAATCATTGAACAGTTTGAAAGTTGAATTAGAAACAGAAGTTGAGAAAAAAGGTACTCAAATTTCAGAACTTGTAGTCTTGAGTGAAAGTGTGAAACAGGAACTTGAAAGCAAATCACAAGATCAAGTGAAGACTTTGGAAGAGAAAGATGGCTTTGAGTTGAAAGTCAAAGATCTTGAATTGGAGCTGGATTCCTTGAAAATCCTGAAGAATGAATCAGAAATGCAACTTGAGAAAAAGGGTATTGAGATTTCAGAGCTCTTAATCCTGACTCAAAGTCTGAAAGAAGAAGTTGAAAGCAAGTCAAAAGAACAAGCAGACCAGAAGGAAATGTATGAGTCAATGGTCAAAGATCTAGAATCGCAGCTTGAATCATTAAACAACCAGAAAGTTGAATTAGAAACAGAAATTGAGAAAAAGGGTGCTCAAATATCAGAACTTTTAATCCTGACTCAAAGTCTGAAAGAAGAAGTTGAAATCAAGTCGAAAGAACACACGGAAGAGAAGGAATGCCATGAGTCAAAGGTCAAAGATCTGGAACAGAAGCTCAATGAATTGGAAACTGAAGTGGCAAAAAAGGGTGCTGAAATTTCAGAACTATTAATCTTGAGTCAAAGTTTAAAAGAAGAAATCGAAAGCAAgtcaaaagatgaagaaaaaacaGTAGAAGAGAAGAAAGATTTGGAAATTCAGATTGAAAGAATGAATCAAGAGTATTCAGAAGCAGAAGTGAAAATCAAAGAAATGGCTGAAGAGATTCAGTCAAAAGAACAAAAGCTTGACCAAATGGAGGAAGCCATTGAAGACCTGAAAGGAGACCTGGAAATCAAAGGAGAAGAAGTCAACACTTTGACCGAAACAGTCCGAAACCTTGAAGTCAAAATCCGCCTCACAAACCAAAAGCTTCGTGTAACAGAACAAACACTAAACGAAAAAGAAGGTGATCATGCAGGAAAAGAAGAAAAACTCCATCAAGAAAACAAATCCCTCGTAGAAAAAATCTCAACTTTATCCAAAACAATCACTTTTTACAAAGAAACCGAAGAGATTATCAAGAAAGAGATTTCATCAAAAGTCAACGAGATTTCATCCGGGATTGACTCGCTCACTGTGAAATTTGAAGAAGATCAAGGACACATCTCGACACGGGTTTACGAAATCATGAATGAAATTCAAGCTGCAAAGGTTTTGATGAAAGAAAAGATGGTGAAAATGGTGAAGGAATTGAAGGTTGTTGAAGGTGAGAAGGAGAGATTAATGAAATCAGCTGATGAGAAAATTAGTGAAAAAGATAACAAGATTAAGGAGCTTGAAATTTTGGTTAATGTGAAAGATAAAAATTTACTGGATTTAGGAGAGGAGAAGAGGGAGGCGATTAGACAGTTGTGTATTTTGGTTGATTATCAACGTGATCGTTATGATCATTTGCTATCCAGGAAAATGACAGTTGGAAGAAGGCAAACTGCAAGGTAA